A part of Corvus hawaiiensis isolate bCorHaw1 chromosome 25, bCorHaw1.pri.cur, whole genome shotgun sequence genomic DNA contains:
- the LOC125338296 gene encoding apolipoprotein C-III-like — protein sequence MKASLLFLLACTAVLAVGARANTPEEPKALVQKVQELAQKATDMAKEAFSRVRESEAAQQARQWLSDSAELAKQRLVWLKEQLAELWKKTSAA from the exons ATGAAGGCGTCGCTGCTGTTCCTGCTCGCCTGCACGGCCGTCCTGGCGGTGGGAGCAA GGGCCAACACGCCCGAGGAGCCGAAGGCGCTGGTCCAGAAGGTGCAGGAGCTGGCCCAGAAAGCCACGGACATGGCCAAGGAGGCCTTCAGCAGGGTGCGGGAGTCGGAGGCGGCGCAGCAGGCCAG GCAGTGGCTCTCGGACAGCGCGGAGCTGGCGAAGCAGCGGCTGGTGTGGCTCAAGGAGCAGCTGGCGGAGCTCTGGAAGAAGACTTCGGCCGCGTAG
- the ZPR1 gene encoding LOW QUALITY PROTEIN: zinc finger protein ZPR1 (The sequence of the model RefSeq protein was modified relative to this genomic sequence to represent the inferred CDS: deleted 3 bases in 2 codons) produces MSALGAMEAAAGPGPGAGPGGSLFRPLSAEDGEQQPAEIESLCMNCFRNGVTRLLLTRIPFFKEIIVSSFSCDSCSWSNTEIQSAGRIQEQGVRYTLAVASRQDMNREVVKTDCASARIPELDFEIPAFSQKGVLTTIEGIIDRAVAGLEQDQPARRATDKEVARKIDEFIGKLRQLKEVNSPFTFILDDPSGNSFVENPHAPQRDEALVVTHYRRSPQQSALLGLEGEEVDAKPRDAAEDLRDEVLQFNTNCPECNAPASTNMKLVQIPHFKEVIIMATNCDSCGHRTNEVKSGGAIEPRGTRITLRITDPSDMTRDILKSETCSVEIPELEFELGMGALGGKFTTLEGLLKDIRDLVEKNPFTLGDSSTPARTGKLQEFIGKLQDIIEGKTQAHVIMDDPAGNSYLQNVYAPEEDPELRVQRYERTFEQNEELGLNDMRTEGYETEVASGR; encoded by the exons ATGTCGGCGCTGGGGGCCatggaggcggcggcggggccggggccgggcgcggggccCGGGGGATCCCTGTTCCGACCCCTCAGCGCCGAGGACGGCGAGCAGCAGCCCGCAGAGATCGAGTCCCTGTGCATGAATTGCTTCCGCAAC GGAGTGACGCGGCTCCTGCTCACCAGGATCCCCTTCTTCAAAGAGATCATCGTCAGCTCCTTCTCCTGCGACAGCTGCTCCTGGTCCAACACGGAGATCCAGTCAGCGGGCAGGATCCAGGAGCAGGGTGTGCGCTACACCCTGGCCGTCGCCTCCCGCCAG GACATGAACAGGGAGGTGGTGAAGACCGACTGTGCCTCAGCTCGAATTCCAGAGCTGGACTTTGAGATCCCTGCCTTCAGCCAGAAGGGAG TCCTCACCACCATCGAGGGCATCATTGACAGAGCTGTGGCAGGCCTGGAGCAGGACCAGCCCGCCCGCAGG GCGACCGACAAGGAGGTGGCCAGGAAAATAGACGAGTTCattgggaaactgaggcagctgAAAGAAGTCAATTCCCCCTTCACCTTT ATCCTCGATGATCCCTCCGGGAACAGCTTTGTGGAGAACCCCCACGCGCCGCAGAGGGACGAGGCTCTGGTGGTCACTCACTACAGGAGGAGCCCCCAGcagtctgctctgctgggactgGAG ggagaggaggtggATGCAAAGCCGCGGGATGCTGCCGAGGACCTGAGGGATGAG GTCCTGCAGTTCAACACCAACTGCCCCGAGTGCAACGCCCCGGCCAGCACCAACATGAAGTTAGTGC AAATCCCACACTTTAAGGAAGTGATTATCATGGCCACCAACTGTGACTCCTGTGGACACAGGACCAACGAG GTGAAGTCTGGAGGAGCCATCGAACCGCGAGGCACCAGGATCACCCTCCGCATTACG GACCCTTCCGACATGACCAGGGATATCCTGAAG TCGGAGACGTGCAGCGTggagatcccagagctggagttCGAGCTGGGcatgggagcactgggggggaAGTTCACCACGCTGGAGGGGCTGCTGAAGGACATCCGTGACCTG GTGGAGAAGAACCCCTTCACTCTGGGAGACAGCTCC ACACCAGCAAGGacagggaagctgcaggagTTCATTGGGAAGCTGCAGGAC ATCATAGAGGGGAAGACCCAGGCTCACGTCATCATGGATGACCCTGCAGGCAACAGTTACCTCCAG aACGTGTACGCCCCGGAGGAGGACCCGGAGCTGCGCGTGCAGCGCTACGAGCGCACCTTTGAGCAGAACGAAGAGCTGGGCCTGAACGACATGAGAACAGAGGGCTACGAGACAGAGGTGGCCTCGGGCCGGTAG
- the APOA1 gene encoding apolipoprotein A-I — MRAVVLTLALLCLTGTQARSFWQHDDPQAPLDRLKDMLAVYLETVKASGKEAIAQFEASAVGKQLDLKLGENLDTLGAAAAKLREDVAPYYKEVRDMWLKDTESLRQELTKDLEEVKEKIKPFLDQFSAKWTEDLEQYRQRLAPLAQELKEISKQKVELLQQKLTPVAEEARDRLRGHVEELRKNVAPFSDELRQKLSQKLEEIREKGIPQAAEYQAKVVEQLGKLREKMTPLMQDFKERLTPYTESLKARFISLLEDLQKTVA; from the exons ATGAGAGCCGTGGTGTTGACCCTCGCCCTGCTCTGCCTGACGG GCACCCAGGCCCGCTCCTTCTGGCAGCACGATGATCCCCAGGCACCCCTGGATCGCCTCAAGGACATGCTCGCTGTGTACCTGGAGACAGTGAAGGCCAGCGGCAAGGAAGCCATTGCCCAGTTCGAGGCCTCCGCCGTGGGCAAACAGCTGGA CCTGAAGCTGGGCGAGAACCTGGACACGCTGGGCGCAGCCGCCGCCAAGCTGAGAGAGGACGTGGCCCCCTACTACAAAGAGGTGCGGGACATGTGGCTGAAAGACACCGAGTCCCTGCGCCAGGAGCTGACCAAGGACCTGGAGGAGGTGAAAGAGAAGATCAAGCCCTTCCTGGACCAGTTCTCTGCCAAGTGGACGGAGGATCTGGAGCAGTACCGCCAGCGCCTGGCTCCCCTCGcccaggagctgaaggagatCAGCAAGCAGAaggtggagctgctgcagcagaagctgACCCCGGTGGCTGAGGAGGCGCGGGACCGTCTGCGCGGGCACGTCGAGGAGCTGCGCAAGAACGTGGCCCCCTTCAGCGATGAGCTGCGGCAGAAGCTGAGCCAGAAGCTGGAGGAGATCCGGGAGAAGGGCATCCCCCAGGCCGCTGAATACCAGGCCAAGGTGGTGGAGCAGCTCGGCAAACTGCGTGAGAAGATGACGCCCCTGATGCAGGACTTCAAGGAGCGCCTCACCCCCTACACCGAGAGCCTCAAGGCCCGTTTCATCAGCTTGCTGGAGGATCTCCAGAAGACCGTGGCCTGA
- the APOA5 gene encoding apolipoprotein A-V, producing the protein MLLKAALLLSLLATCPVSPAKPAQSGFWEYLSQLTGDKDSLEHGQSKLGKDIMNLKESIQDGVSYMGDFLEKLSPLNRGLQPRLYQDSDSLRKVIRRELDSLRVKLSPYVDEVHQQVGKHLDDLRQQLQPFTEELLDQVSLRARELRRHLMPSREVTAQLLDGAEELQRFMAHYTDKIAFHTDQVKDIFHPYTDRLLTEIHRNVEELHRSVAPHARASPEQLNQHIQELSAKLTRNARDLHQQIQKNLEQLKAKLSLYSGSPGEPAAPPGRYREALAREVQRRVEEFRQDTYAQIQAFTRALDQETEEMRLKLSAHPDPPEEPLDAPPPPLEDLRARLDALWRDLALSLSERGGEGPGEAQAGPGGAAGPGRLRG; encoded by the exons ATGCTGCTGAAGGCTGcactgctcctctccctcctggcCACCTGCCCAG TGTCCCCGGCCAAGCCGGCGCAGAGCGGCTTCTGGGAGTACCTCAGCCAGCTGACGGGTGACAAGGACAGCCTGGAGCACGGCCAGAGCAAGCTGGGCAAGGACATCAT GAACCTGAAGGAGAGCATTCAGGATGGGGTCAGCTACATGGGCGACTTCCTGGAGAAGCTGTCACCCCTCAACAGGGGCCTCCAGCCGCGGCTCTACCAGGACTCGGACAGCCTGCGCAAGGTCATCCGCAGGGAGCTGGACAGCCTCAGGGTGAAGCTGTCCCCGTACGTGGACGAGGTGCACCAGCAGGTCGGGAAGCACCTGGACGACCTgcggcagcagctgcagccgttCACGGAGGAGCTCCTGGACCAGGTGTCCCTGCGGGCCCGGGAGCTCCGGCGGCACCTGATGCCGAGCCGGGAGGTGACGGCGCAGCTCCTGGACGGCGCCGAGGAGCTCCAGCGCTTCATGGCTCACTACACCGACAAGATCGCCTTCCACACGGACCAGGTGAAGGACATCTTCCACCCGTACACGGACCGGCTGCTGACCGAGATCCACCGCAACGTGGAGGAGCTGCACCGCAGCGTGGCCCCGCACGCCCGCGCCAGCCCCGAGCAGCTCAACCAGCACATCCAGGAGCTGTCGGCCAAGCTGACCCGCAACGCGCGGGACCTGCACCAGCAGATCCAGAAGaacctggagcagctgaaggcGAAGCTGAGCCTGTACTCCGGCAGCCCCGGGGAGCCCGCGGCGCCCCCGGGCCGCTACAGGGAGGCGCTGGCGCGGGAGGTGCAGCGGCGCGTGGAGGAGTTCCGGCAGGACACGTACGCCCAGATCCAGGCCTTCACCCGGGCGCTGGACCAGGAGACGGAGGAGATGCGGCTGAAGCTCAGCGCCCACCCGGACCCGCCCGAGGAGCCGCTGgacgcgccgccgccgcccctgGAGGACCTGCGCGCCCGGCTGGACGCGCTGTGGCGGGACCTGGCGCTGAGCCTGAGCgagcggggcggggaggggcccgGGGAGGCGcaggcggggccgggcggggcggcggggccggggcggctccGGGGCTGA
- the APOA4 gene encoding apolipoprotein A-IV, with product MAPKAAALVLVLLVISGSRADVNPDEVASVIWKYFTELGSNAKDTVDQLQQTEISKQLNTLLKSNLQSVSAYAEDLQERLVPFATELQARLAQDSQRLKEQIRRELQELQAKLAPYADEVHQQIGTNIRQLQTKISPYAEELRSQVDRSAGELQRALEPYAAELRERLQDNAESVRASLSPYADRLQQQIDGGVESLKERLSPVADELKAQVEQSVAELRRGLSPYAQEVQDGLNRQLESLTLQMERAAEELRTRLAASSEELRAQLSPLARELREAASGDAESLRQRLALLAQQLDQRVGQTLEAFRQQAAPFGDTFGKQLVQRLEEMRGKLESGTAGVEDHLELLEKEVREKVAAFLSTVPPPQN from the exons ATGGCGCCGAAGGCAGCCGCCCTTGTCCTGGTTCTCCTTGTGATCTCAG GGTCACGGGCTGATGTGAACCCTGACGAGGTGGCCAGCGTGATCTGGAAGTACTTCACGGAGCTGGGCAGCAATGCCAAGGACACGGTGGACCAGCTGCAGCAGACTGAGATCAGCAAGCAGCTCAA CACCCTGCTGAAGAGCAACCTGCAGAGCGTCAGCGCCTACGCCGAGGACCTGCAGGAGCGGCTGGTGCCCTTTGCCACGGAGCTGCAGGCGCGGCTGGCGCAGGATTCCCAGCGGCTGAAGGAGCAGATCCGgcgggagctgcaggagctgcaggccaAGCTGGCGCCCTACGCCGACGAGGTGCACCAGCAGATCGGCACCAACATCCGCCAGCTGCAGACCAAGATCAGCCCCTACGCCGAGGAGCTGCGCTCCCAGGTGGACCGCAGCGCCGGGGAGCTGCAGCGGGCACTGGAGCCCTACGCGGCCGagctgcgggagcggctgcaGGACAACGCCGAGAGCGTCCGGGCCTCCCTCAGCCCCTACGCCGAccggctgcagcagcagatcgACGGCGGCGTGGAGAGCCTGAAGGAGCGGCTGTCGCCCGTGGCAGACGAGCTGAAGGCGCAGGTGGAGCAGAGCGTGGCCGAGCTGCGGCGCGGGCTCAGCCCCTATGCCCAGGAGGTGCAGGACGGCCTCAACCGGCAGCTGGAGAGCCTGACCTTGCAGATGGAGCGGGCGGCCGAGGAGCTGCGCACCCGCCTGGCTGCCAGCTCCGAGGAGCTGCGTGCCCAGCTGAGCCCGCTGGCACGGGAGCTGCGGGAGGCGGCGAGCGGAGACGCCGAGAGCCTGCGGCAGCGCCTGgctctcctggcccagcagctgGACCAGCGCGTGGGGCAGACGCTGGAGGCCTTCCGGCAGCAGGCGGCTCCCTTCGGAGACACCTTCGGGAAGCAGCTGGTGCAGCGGCTGGAGGAGATGCGCGGGAAGCTGGAGTCGGGCACTGCCGGCGTGGAGGatcacctggagctgctggagaaggaggtGCGGGAGAAGGTGGCTGCTTTCCTCAGCACCGTCCCACCCCCACAGAACTAA